Genomic segment of Aquarana catesbeiana isolate 2022-GZ linkage group LG02, ASM4218655v1, whole genome shotgun sequence:
tgtcatccctcctcgagctggtcttttcgatccggcgccgaggagagaagacatccaagtaagtgcaccaacacaacacgttcggtagaacacgccaggcacacttttcaccccccatcacccccctgtaccccctgtcacactgacaccaatagcagttttttttttttttgcattggtgtcagtttgtgacagttataagtgttagggcagttaggttagccccctttaggtccagggtacccccctaaccccccttaataaaggttaaccccttgatcacccccccgttgccagtgtcgctaagcgatcgtttttctgatcgctgtattagtgacacaggtgacgctagttagggaggtaagtatataggttcgctgtcagtgttttatagcgacagggacccccatatactacctaataaaggttttaacctcccgattgccccctagttaaccctttcaccagcgatcaccgtataagtgttacgggtgacgctggttagttagtttgttttttatagttttagggcacccgccgtttattaccttataaaggtttaaccccctaattgccctgcggtgatataagttacgtttttagggtcagataaggtctgcgtcaccccaggcgtcaggttagcgccagtaccgctaacacccacgcatgcagcatacacctcccttagtgctatagtatctgatccaatcagatctatactagcgtccccagcagtttagggttcccataaacacagtgttagcgggatcagcccagatacctgctagcacctgcgttttgcccctcggcccagccctgcccagcccacccaagtgcagtatcgatcgatcactgacacttacaaaacactaagcacacataactgcagcattcgcagagtcaggcctgatccctgtggtcgctaacagttttttggtagcgttttgatacagtcgctgacagtcaggagcttttttgcctgtgagtctcactagtgtacccctaaatttagagcccaaaatggcaaatcgaaggtacactagtgaagagggctacatgtttctgagcatgacagatagtgaagaggaagtcactcatctgtcagattcaggctcagaatacgatcctgtagaggacagcggctccatgacagatagctctgacgacggagttgtggtccctgctaaggtcaggcgtaccagaccccgaacttcttcttctgtccttaaagtacaagaaccgcagggctctcgtatggagcagagaagtactagcgctgctattccttctggtgaactggcaagcaccagcggcctagtacaccctggtcttacatccagcactgcagtaacttggtgacgtggcgagtcccataagtgcagttcaagctggcgaggtggcaagcacaagtagtgccccgctgccaccaagaagacaaagacaggcccgtcatgcccatagtgcccttcctgctgcattcgccaatccgaattgggaacccaccacttctgcagcacctgtacttcccccattcactggccaacccggaattcaggtggaaacagttgattttacgccactggatttttattcactgtttttcaccgaagatctctatagatctattgtggaccaaagcaatttatacgctggtcaacacatcgccgctaatccccagtcctcccttgccagagattggagaccaattacggtctccgaatttaagatctttctgggcctttccctcaacatgggcttgaataaaaagagtaagttgcggccatattggtccactgacccaatttaccatatgcccttgttctctgcctccatgaccagggcacgatacgagcagattttgcggttcatgcacttcaatgacaatgaactctgtcgtcctcgtggagaccctggatacgatcggctctacaaaattcggcccctcataaaccacttcaaccaacgttttgcagacttgttttctccccatcaagttgtctgcgttgatgagttcctgattaaattttctggccacttgtcattcaaacagtaccttcccagcaagcgtgccagatatggggtcaagatgtataagctctgtgacagggccacaggctatacatgtagttttatggtttacgagggcaaagatagtcacgtagagccgacaaactgccctgactacataggaagcgctggcaagatagtgtgggacttggtgtcacccttatttggaaaggggtaccacttgtacgtggacaattattacacgagcgtgccactttttagtcacttgtttgatcagcagattggagcatgtggcaccgtgcgacctaatcgccggggctttccccagcggcttgtagattccagtcttaggctgggggagagagcctgcttgaagtgtaataacttgctcgctatgaagtggaggggtaAGAAGAATGCTTTCGTTCTCAccttccttcatgcagacacgacgacccaaattactacggcgactggtgttgtggagaaacccctgtgtccatgaatataaccaaaatatgggaggggtggacctcaacgaccagttgttggcgccatacctagttgcccgtaaggccagacgctggtacaaaaaaagtgtctgtttatttcaattggctttgctgaatgcttatgtgctatacagagcttcaggacagactggatccttccttaaattccaggaagagatcgtcggagcccttctgtatccagacggtgctccacctcaccatccccaaccaaatgcagtaaatcggctgcatgagaggcattttccttatgccctcccgagtacccctacccaaaaagccccccaagaaagatgtcgtgtctgcagcaagcgtggatttaggcatgacacccggtgttattgtccctcctgtcctggcaatcctggtctttgcatgggtgaatgttttgaacgctaccattcactagttgagtattagcatagggtacagcgctgcacagactaggacacactttcacagggtctcccaagatgccattgcagtttgagagacccaaacctggtaccagttacaaaagttaaaggttactaaacaaagtgtaaaaaaaaaaataaataaaaaaataaaaaaaataaaaacacaaaaaatataaaataaaaaaaccaaaaatagttgttgttttattgttctctctctctctattgttctgctcttttttactgtattctattctgcaatgttttaccatgtttgcttttcagatatgcaattttttttatactttactgtgtactgtgtgttgttggtaaccattttattgttttcaggtacgccattcagctgcagagcggatttatttatcttgacagcaacagcgtttgcttccacgatacataaagccgtgactccagcgctgtcggaggtgatttcaccaccacagttacatacttcagcatatatgccgaagcatgggggcagcagtgggtggaggagcgatttgctcctgccttttgtgggaggatgcccccatgcttcggcatatatatattttaggcacaggttgcgttaaatgttttattttttactatgtttttttttgtatttgctttgcaggtatggtaagtcttactgttatactgtaatgttactttgttttattgttaaccatcatttgcttagcaggtatgccattcagttgcagcgcggatttatttatcttgacagcaacagcgtttgctcccacgatatataaagccgtgactgtcggaggtgatttcaccaccacagttacatacttcagcatatatgccgaagcatgggggcagcagtgggtggaggagcgatttgctcctgccttttgcgggaggatgcccccatgcttcggcatatataaatggtgcatgtatgcccatcattagaagtgggtggatgaagggaggtattctaatggtgggcatacccaccgatcaatatatttttttcgttcagcccacaggctgcatgaaaaaaaagtttacaatatatgcccaacaaggaccagcaacgtactggtatgttgctggactctgagtggttataccagaatgatgcctgcaggttcaggtatcatcttggtatcattcttttcagccagcggtcggctttcatgtaaaagcaatcctagcggctaattagcctctagactgcttttacaagcagtgggagggaatgcccccccccccccaccatcttccatggttttctctggctctcctgtcccaacacaAAACCTGAAAATGTAGCCGGTGATtcagacagctgaccatagagctgatcagagaccagaatggctccaaacagctctatggcctaagaaaccagaagctacaagcatttcatgacttagatttagccagatgtaaacggcgccattgggaaattgggaaagcattttatcacaccgatcttggtgtggtcagatgctttgagggcagaggagagatctagggtctaatagaccccaattttttttaaaaagagtacctgtcactacctattgctatcataggggatatttacattccctgagataacaataaaaatgattaaaaaacataaaaatgaaaggaacagtttaaaaataagataaaaaaaaaaaaaaaaaaaaaaaaaaagcacccctgtccctccctgctctcgcgcaaaggcgaacgcaagcgtctggcgtcaaatgtaaacagcaattgcaccatgcatgtgaggtatcaccgcgaaggtcagagcgagggcagtaattttagcagtagacctcctctgtaaatctaaagtggtaacctgtaaaggcttttaaaaatgtatttagtttgtcgccactgcacgtttgtgcgcaattttaaccacttccctacccagccatagtaatatgacgtccacagatgagatctcccatcctgggtggacgtcatatgacggcctcgggttcccggccgcctagggggcgcacgcgcgcgcccgccgcattgctcgtgacccggtgcgtgtgcccggcggccacgatgtccgccgggcacccgcgattgcccgttaaccgggccggaccgtgtatctctgtgtgtaaacacagagatccacttcctgtcagctcagaggagagcgatctgtgttcccagaacggaggaacactgatcggtctcctccccttgtgcgtcccctccccctacagttagaagcattccctaggaaacacatttaacccctccccgccccctagcggttaaccccttcactgcctgtcacatttacacagtaatcaatgcaattttatagcattgatcgctgtataaatgtgaatggtcccaaaaatgtgtcaaaagtgtccgatgtgtccgccataatgtggcagtcacgaaaaaaaaattgcgatcgccgctattactagtaaaaaaaaaaaaattattttttttaaaaaatgccataaatctatcccgtattttatagacgctataacttttgcgcaaaccaatcaatatacgcttattgcgattttctttttaccaaaaatatgtagaagaatacgtatcggccgaaactgaggaaaaaattatgtttttaaaaaaaaaaaaaaaaattgggatattcgttatagcaaaaagtaaaaaatattgtgtttttttcaaaattgtcgctcttcttttgtttatagcgcaaaaaataaaaaccgcagaggtgatcaaataccaccaaaagaaagctctatttgtgggggaaaaaaggacgtcaattttgtttgggtacaatgtcgcacgaccgcgcaattgtcgtttaaagtgcgacagcgctgaaaactaaaaattggtctgggaaggaagggggtgaaaatgcccggtattgaaccggttaaagcatgtcatgtttggtatccatgtactcggcctaagatcatcttttttatttcatcaaacatttgggtaatatagtgtgttttagtgcattaaaattttaaaaagtgtgtttttccccaaaaaatgcgtttgaaaaatcgctgcgcaattactgtgtgaaaaaaaaaaatgaaacacccaccattttaatctgtagggcatttgcgttaaaaaaatatataatgtttgggggttcaaagtaattttcttgcaaaaaaaaattattttttcatgtaaacaaaaagtgtcagaaagggctttgtcttcaagtggttagaagagtgggtgatgtgtgacattatcttctaaatgttgtgcataaaatgccaggacagttcaaaccccccccccaaatgaccccattttggaaagtagacaccccaagctatttgctgagtggcatgtcgagtccatggaatattttatattgtgacacaagttgtgggaaaaagacaaaattttttttttttttttttatgcacaaagttgtcactaattgatatattgctcaaacatgccatggggatatgtgaaattacaccccaaaataaattctgttgcttctcctgagtgcggggataccacatgtgagactttttgggagcctagccgcgtacgggaccccgaaaaccaagcactgccttcaggctttctaagggcgtaaatttttgatttcactcttcactgcctatcacagtttcggaggccatggaaagcccagatggcacaaccccccccccccccaaatgaccctattttggaaaatagacaccccaagctatttgctgagaggtatagtgagtattttgcagacctcactttttgtcacaaacttttgaaaattgaaaaaagaaaaaaaaaaaaatacatttttcttgtctttcttcattttcaaaaacaaaatgagagctgcaaaatactcaccatgcctctcagcaaatagcttggggtgtctactttccaaaatggggtcattttggggagttttgtgctatcttggcattttatggccttcgaaactgtgataggtagtgaggagtgaaatcaaaaatttacgcccttagaaatcctgaaggcggtgattggatttcggggccccgtatgaagctaggctcccaaaaagtcccacacatgtggtatccccgtactcaggagaagcagcagaatatattttggggtgtaattccacatatgcccatggcatgtttgagcaatatatcatttagtgacaactttgtgcataaaaaaaaaaaaaaaaaattgtcactttcctgcaacttgtgtcaaaatataaaatattccatgaactcaacatgcctctcagcaaatagcttggggtgtctactttccaaaatggggtcatttggggggttttgtgccatcttggcattttatggccttcaaaactgtgataggtagtgaggagtgaaataaaaaatttacgcccttagaaatcatgaaagtgcttggttttcgggaccctgtatgcggctaggctcccaaaaagtcccacacatgtggtatccccgtactcaggagaagcagctgaatgtattttggggtgcaattccacatatgcccatggcctgtgtgagcaatatatcatttagtgacaactttttgtaagttttttttttttttgtcattattcaatcacttgggacaaaaaaaaaaaatattcaatgggttcaacatgcctctcagcaatttccatggggtgtctactttccaaaatggggtcatttcgggggggggggggggggggggggggggttgtactaccctgccattatagcacctcaagaaatgacataggcagtcataaactaaaagctgtgtaaattccagaaaatgtaccctagtttgtagacgctataacttttgcgcaaaccaataaatatacgcttattgacattttttataccaaagacatgtggccgaatacattttggcctaaatgtatgactaaaattgagtttattggattttttttataacaaaaagtagaaaatatcatttttttcaaaattttcggtctttttccgtttatagcacaaaaaataaaaacggcagaggtgatcaaataccatcaaaagaaagctctatttgtgggaagaaaaggacgcaaatttcgtttgggtacagcattgcataaccgcgcaattagcagttaaagcgacgcagtgccaaattggaaaaagtcctcaggcagcataatggtccggggctaaagtggttaaacacccaagtgtttatttttttcattttgcatgcaTAAACTTTGAGCATTCAATGGAGCAGACTGTGCTACTGCTGTTTTCTGGATAAGGTGCGCACACCAGGGAAGCTGTGGTTGTGAAGAGGCATCAGAATTGCAAATTGCAGGCAAGCTATACCTGTCTAGACATGTAAAGAGATTCAAATTGAATAATCTTATCAATAGCGGTTGTTTTTTTAAATCCTATGTATAATTTATAACTACTTACTGCTTTAACTTGACAAAATTAGAAGGGCACATAATAGTGAAAGGTATAATTTATTTTtcactaggggaaaaaaaaaaatatatatatacacgtttcATTGTTCATATTTCCCAGAAGGAGAATGTTATGACGCACTAGGATTGGTTGGACTGTGTGGTCTGTGTTTCCTCCCCACACTCAAAGCGTACAAAATCCAGCACTTCAACATCATGTGGCTGAAGATACTGTCCTACAGTTAGGTTGGGCTCCAGTAGGAAAGGCTGGGCCAGCATCCGGGTTTCTGTCTCCCCAGTAGACTCATCTTCTAGAGAACCCAGGGTCGATGGGCTCATGCCCACCACATGTTGGCCCAGTCTACGCCCCAGTTCAGTAATGTTGCTTTTGCAGTGATCATTTGGCTTGCAAACAACCAAGGCTCCATACTTCCCAAATGCCATGTTAGCCAAGGAAGGCGTATCTGCAGGTAGGGTGCTATGCATGTATGAACCAATAAACATACTAGAAGGGACAGTGACCCAAGCAGCTCTCTTCATGGTCATGTTCTCGCCCAGTTTTCCTTCAAAACACAAAGCAgataaaagaaagttaaaaaaatacaaataaaatgacAAGGCAGCACAAACTCATACCATTTTCTTTCAGAAGTGGAACATCAGACCACATGTCACTACTCAAACACACataaaggaaaataattttttttttttttttaccaattgtcATTGCAAGAAGATCTTTCAATAGGGACTCTTCTGTCTTCATTTGTAAAAACTCTTCTTCAGCAAGGAAACCCTATAGTAATGAAAAGTTAATGTAAAACTACTGTGTGCATGATAAAGCGGATTAAGAAAAAAGGCTCATATACATTTATTTCTAATACATTTTTGTGTTGTGCTTTGTTGGATTTTATGCTTTTATTGGGAGAAAAACATGGATGTGACTTCTCATTCTGAAATCACTTGACATGACAACTCTCTTGATTCAACAGTTTGAGTCATTaacctagaacaagtatgcagagaTTTATGACTTTCCAAATCTGAATATTTTTCACAGGTTAATGAAAATGGTAAAAGCAATGGATCAGCAATGCAAATAGCATTTTTAGGAGGTCTGCAATTGCAGCCCTCATAATCTGTTAGGAAatgtactgaaatggcttactccgaTTTCAATGCATACTATGAGCTTCACGCAGATGTTCTGCCTACGAACGccaactcctccagactgacacccccccTCATTAATGCATTTTGATATGTGCATAACGCCTCCCAAGTGCCAACCCACTGCTTTTCAACATGGCTGAGGGCTTTTGGGAGGAGTACTAAGGCAGGGTGGTGTGATATCTTTAGGAAGCTATGTAAAGCACCCTGCTGACCACCCCTACCAGCCATGGTTTTGCCTGCATTAGAAAGTAAAGAGTCTCGGTGATGATGTCACAGGGTGTCTAAAATACGGAatgaaaagaaaatagaaaaaaaaacggaAGGAGGTGAGAGGAAGGAACCagtgcaacaaaataaaaaaacagactaaACTTCAGCGCTTAAGAAAAAAGTATTATATTGCAAAAAAGGTAGACTTCAAAAATTTaaggaaaatactgtatatacaaccttaaaatactgtatatacaaccAATAATTAAAAGAAAAGAACATGCTACATTCACTTTTATAATCTATCTTTGCAGAGGAGAAGTTAACCAAAACATAACTGCAAATGTAACATTCTGCATAGATTACAACATACATTTC
This window contains:
- the TSFM gene encoding elongation factor Ts, mitochondrial, yielding MLRCRLLSWHKAALLHTCSRLLAADKDLLLKLRKKTGYSFTNCKKALDRFSNDIKQAEAWLHEQAQKEGWSKASKLQGRKTAEGLIGLLHKGNSAVLVEVNCETDFVARNVKFQQLVQQVAVSTLKHCHSTERNQTSYLKGFLAEEEFLQMKTEESLLKDLLAMTIGKLGENMTMKRAAWVTVPSSMFIGSYMHSTLPADTPSLANMAFGKYGALVVCKPNDHCKSNITELGRRLGQHVVGMSPSTLGSLEDESTGETETRMLAQPFLLEPNLTVGQYLQPHDVEVLDFVRFECGEETQTTQSNQS